In Rahnella sikkimica, the following are encoded in one genomic region:
- a CDS encoding TatD family hydrolase, producing MSFTFIDTHCHFDFPPFTGAEAESLQLAGESGVREIIVPAVTADRFRGILALAKNYPQIHAALGLHPLYIAQHKEQDLELLEALLSHRDVRLVAVGEIGLDLYMDEPMFEQQQRLLKAQFSMAKKENLPVILHSRRSHDQLAGMLRQARLPATGVVHGFAGSLSQAQAFIKLGYAIGVGGTISYERAQKTRQVMAQLPLSSLLLETDAPDMPLQGFQGQPNRPERAAAVFDVLCQLRTESAQEIADTLLANTRRVFQLSARE from the coding sequence GTGAGTTTCACCTTCATCGATACGCACTGCCATTTCGATTTCCCGCCTTTTACCGGCGCGGAAGCCGAAAGCCTGCAACTTGCCGGTGAATCGGGCGTCCGCGAGATTATCGTTCCGGCCGTGACGGCAGATCGTTTTCGCGGCATTCTCGCGCTCGCCAAAAATTACCCGCAGATCCACGCCGCGCTCGGGCTGCATCCTTTATACATCGCGCAGCATAAAGAACAGGATCTTGAATTGTTGGAGGCGTTGCTCAGCCACCGGGATGTGCGGCTGGTTGCCGTGGGCGAAATCGGGCTGGATTTATACATGGACGAACCGATGTTTGAACAACAACAGCGGTTGCTGAAAGCTCAGTTTTCGATGGCAAAAAAAGAGAATTTGCCGGTGATTTTGCATTCACGCCGCAGTCACGATCAGCTCGCCGGGATGCTACGCCAGGCCAGACTTCCCGCGACCGGCGTAGTGCATGGTTTTGCCGGAAGTCTTTCTCAGGCACAGGCGTTTATCAAACTCGGTTATGCAATAGGTGTGGGCGGGACGATAAGTTACGAACGTGCGCAGAAAACCCGTCAGGTAATGGCGCAGTTGCCGCTCTCTTCTTTGTTGCTGGAAACCGATGCGCCGGACATGCCTTTACAGGGTTTTCAGGGACAACCTAACCGGCCGGAACGCGCCGCGGCGGTGTTTGATGTGTTATGCCAGTTGCGTACGGAATCCGCGCAGGAAATCGCCGATACGCTGCTTGCCAATACCCGCCGGGTCTTTCAGTTATCGGCACGTGAGTAA
- the deoC gene encoding deoxyribose-phosphate aldolase, whose protein sequence is MTDLTAAAQRALNLMDLTTLNEDDTDAKVIALCHQAKSPAGNTAAVCIYPRFIPIARKTLREQGTPDIRIATVTNFPHGNDDLEIALAETRAAIAYGADEVDVVFPYRALMAGNEQVGFEMVKQCKEACAAANVLLKVIIETGELKSDALIRKASEIAIKAGADFIKTSTGKVPENATLHSAELMMSVIAEMGVGKAVGFKPAGGVKTAEDAAQYLALADRLLGSEWADARHFRFGASSLLASLLTTLGHAGQKATSSY, encoded by the coding sequence ATGACCGATTTAACCGCCGCAGCACAACGTGCGCTGAACCTGATGGATTTAACCACGCTGAACGAAGACGACACCGATGCAAAAGTGATCGCGCTTTGTCACCAGGCCAAAAGCCCGGCAGGTAACACCGCTGCTGTTTGTATTTATCCTCGTTTTATCCCGATTGCGCGTAAAACCCTGCGTGAGCAAGGAACGCCAGATATCCGTATCGCCACTGTGACTAACTTCCCGCACGGTAACGACGATCTTGAGATTGCGCTGGCAGAAACCCGCGCCGCCATTGCTTACGGTGCTGATGAAGTCGACGTGGTATTCCCATACCGCGCACTGATGGCCGGTAACGAGCAAGTGGGTTTTGAGATGGTTAAACAGTGCAAAGAAGCCTGTGCTGCCGCGAACGTTCTGCTGAAAGTGATCATCGAAACCGGTGAGCTGAAATCAGATGCGCTGATCCGCAAAGCCTCTGAAATTGCTATCAAAGCTGGCGCTGATTTCATCAAAACTTCTACCGGTAAAGTGCCTGAAAACGCCACATTGCACAGCGCTGAACTGATGATGAGCGTGATTGCTGAAATGGGCGTGGGCAAAGCCGTCGGTTTCAAACCAGCCGGTGGTGTGAAAACGGCTGAAGATGCTGCGCAATATCTGGCGCTGGCTGACCGTCTGCTGGGCAGCGAATGGGCTGACGCACGTCACTTCCGTTTCGGTGCTTCCAGCCTGCTGGCAAGCCTGCTGACCACTTTGGGTCACGCTGGCCAGAAAGCCACCAGCAGCTACTAA
- the deoB gene encoding phosphopentomutase — MKRTFIMVLDSFGIGASEDAERFGDAGSDTLGHIAAACARGEADKGRKGPLNLPNLTRLGLAKAAEESTGKIPDGMDGHSEITGAYAYASELSSGKDTPSGHWEIAGVPVLFDWGYFSDTTNSFPQELLDKLVKRGNLPGYLGNCHSSGTVVLDDLGEEHMKTGKPIFYTSADSVFQIACHEETFGLDRLYELCEIAREELTEGGYNIGRVIARPFIGDKAGHFERTGNRHDLAVEPPAPTILKKLVDEKNGHVVSVGKIADIYAQVGITKKVKATGLDALFDATIKEMKDAGDKTIVFTNFVDFDSSYGHRRDVPGYAAALELFDRRLPELLELVKEDDIIIFTADHGCDPTWRGTDHTREHIPVLIYGPKVKPGSLGHRETFADIGQTVAKYFDLTPMDYGKSML; from the coding sequence ATGAAACGTACATTTATCATGGTGTTAGACTCATTCGGTATCGGTGCCAGTGAAGATGCCGAGCGCTTTGGCGATGCCGGTTCTGACACGCTGGGCCATATCGCTGCTGCCTGCGCGCGTGGCGAAGCCGACAAAGGCCGCAAAGGGCCGCTGAATCTGCCGAACCTGACCCGTCTTGGGCTGGCGAAAGCCGCTGAAGAATCTACCGGCAAAATCCCGGATGGCATGGATGGTCATTCTGAAATCACCGGCGCGTATGCCTACGCCAGCGAACTTTCTTCCGGTAAAGACACACCATCAGGCCACTGGGAAATCGCCGGTGTGCCTGTGCTCTTCGACTGGGGTTATTTCAGCGACACCACCAACAGCTTCCCGCAGGAATTGCTGGATAAACTGGTGAAACGCGGCAATCTGCCGGGTTACCTCGGCAACTGCCACTCTTCCGGCACCGTCGTGCTGGACGATTTAGGCGAAGAACACATGAAAACCGGCAAGCCGATTTTCTACACCTCAGCGGACTCCGTTTTCCAGATTGCCTGCCACGAAGAAACTTTCGGGCTGGATCGTCTGTACGAACTGTGCGAAATCGCCCGTGAAGAACTGACCGAAGGCGGCTACAACATTGGCCGTGTTATCGCGCGTCCGTTTATCGGCGACAAAGCGGGTCACTTCGAACGTACCGGCAACCGTCATGATTTAGCGGTAGAGCCACCGGCACCCACCATCCTGAAAAAACTGGTTGATGAGAAAAACGGCCACGTGGTTTCCGTCGGTAAAATCGCGGATATCTATGCGCAGGTCGGTATCACCAAAAAAGTAAAAGCCACCGGGCTGGACGCGCTGTTTGACGCGACCATCAAAGAGATGAAAGACGCGGGCGACAAGACGATTGTCTTCACCAACTTTGTTGATTTCGACTCTTCTTACGGTCACCGTCGTGATGTTCCGGGCTATGCTGCTGCGCTTGAGCTGTTCGACCGCCGTCTGCCGGAATTGCTGGAGCTGGTCAAAGAAGACGACATCATCATCTTCACCGCTGACCACGGTTGCGACCCGACATGGCGTGGTACAGACCATACCCGTGAGCACATTCCGGTGTTAATCTATGGCCCGAAAGTAAAACCGGGCTCGCTGGGCCACCGCGAAACCTTCGCGGACATCGGGCAGACGGTCGCGAAATACTTCGATCTGACACCGATGGATTACGGTAAATCCATGCTCTAA
- a CDS encoding DUF1328 domain-containing protein, whose protein sequence is MFRWGIIFLIIALIAAALGFGGLAGTAAWAAKVVFVVGIILFLISLFTGRKRL, encoded by the coding sequence ATGTTTCGTTGGGGCATTATTTTTCTAATCATCGCGTTGATCGCGGCAGCACTCGGTTTCGGTGGATTAGCAGGTACCGCTGCATGGGCTGCAAAAGTTGTCTTCGTTGTCGGTATTATCTTGTTCCTCATCAGCTTGTTTACCGGCCGCAAGAGACTCTGA
- the deoD gene encoding purine-nucleoside phosphorylase, producing the protein MATPHINAEMGDFADVVLMPGDPLRAKHIAETFLQDVKQVNDVRGMLGFTGTYKGRKISVMGHGMGIPSCSIYAKELITEFGVKKIIRVGSCGAVREDIKLRDIVIGMGACTDSKVNRMRFKDHDYAAIADYDMVRNAADAAKAKGINARVGNIFSADLFYTPDPQMFDVMEKYGILGVEMEAAGIYGVAAEFGAKALTICTVSDHIRTHEQTTAAERQTTFNDMIEIALESVLLGDKE; encoded by the coding sequence ATGGCAACTCCACACATTAATGCTGAAATGGGCGACTTCGCTGACGTAGTGCTGATGCCGGGCGACCCGCTGCGTGCCAAGCATATCGCAGAAACTTTCCTTCAGGACGTTAAGCAGGTCAATGACGTGCGCGGGATGCTGGGCTTCACCGGCACCTACAAAGGCCGCAAAATCTCTGTGATGGGCCACGGCATGGGCATTCCTTCCTGCTCAATTTATGCCAAAGAGCTGATCACTGAATTCGGCGTCAAAAAAATCATCCGTGTGGGTTCCTGCGGCGCGGTGCGTGAAGACATCAAACTGCGCGACATCGTTATTGGTATGGGTGCCTGCACCGATTCCAAAGTTAACCGCATGCGTTTTAAAGATCACGATTACGCGGCTATCGCGGATTACGACATGGTGCGTAACGCGGCAGATGCGGCGAAAGCCAAAGGCATCAACGCGCGCGTCGGTAACATCTTCTCCGCGGACCTGTTCTACACGCCAGACCCGCAGATGTTCGACGTGATGGAAAAATACGGCATTCTGGGTGTGGAAATGGAAGCCGCCGGTATCTACGGCGTGGCAGCTGAATTCGGCGCAAAAGCGCTGACCATCTGTACCGTTTCCGACCATATCCGTACGCATGAACAAACCACTGCCGCTGAACGTCAGACGACCTTCAACGACATGATCGAAATCGCTCTGGAATCCGTTCTGCTGGGCGACAAAGAATAA
- the deoA gene encoding thymidine phosphorylase yields MFLAQEIIRKKRDGQPLSDEEIRFFVNGIRDSQVSEGQIAALAMTIYFNDMTMKERVSLTMAMRDSGTVLDWKSLNLNGPIVDKHSTGGVGDVTSLMLGPMVAACGGYVPMISGRGLGHTGGTLDKLEAIPGFDIFPDDSRFRSIIQDVGVAIIGQTSSLAPADKRFYATRDITATVDSIPLITASILAKKLAEGLDALVMDVKVGSGAFMPTYQLSEDLAQAIVDVANGAGCKTTALLTDMNQVLASSAGNAVEVREAVRFLTGEYRNPRLLEVTMALCVEMLLSGGLAKDDADARSKLQAVLDNGKAAEVFGRMIAAQKGPTDFIEHYDRYLQQATLTKPVYAEGNGIVSAMDTRALGMAVVSLGGGRRRASDAIDYSVGLTHMAQLGQQVDTRQPLAMIHANSEEAWQQAAEEVRAAIVLSDKAPESTPVVYRRIGGNA; encoded by the coding sequence TTGTTTCTCGCACAAGAAATTATTCGAAAAAAACGTGACGGCCAGCCTTTAAGTGACGAAGAAATTCGTTTCTTTGTGAACGGCATTCGCGACAGCCAGGTTTCAGAAGGTCAGATTGCCGCGCTGGCCATGACCATCTATTTCAATGACATGACCATGAAAGAGCGCGTTTCGCTGACCATGGCGATGCGCGATTCCGGCACCGTGCTGGACTGGAAAAGCCTCAACCTGAACGGCCCGATTGTGGATAAACATTCCACCGGCGGCGTGGGTGATGTGACCTCCCTGATGTTAGGCCCGATGGTCGCCGCGTGCGGCGGTTATGTGCCGATGATTTCCGGCCGCGGGCTGGGTCATACCGGCGGTACGCTGGATAAACTCGAAGCCATCCCGGGCTTTGATATTTTCCCGGACGACAGCCGTTTCCGCAGCATTATTCAGGATGTCGGTGTGGCGATTATCGGCCAGACCAGCTCGCTGGCACCGGCGGACAAACGCTTCTACGCAACGCGTGATATCACCGCGACCGTGGATTCTATTCCGCTGATCACCGCGTCGATCCTCGCCAAAAAACTGGCAGAAGGGCTTGACGCACTGGTCATGGACGTCAAAGTGGGTTCCGGCGCATTCATGCCGACCTACCAGCTTTCAGAAGATCTGGCACAGGCGATTGTGGATGTGGCCAATGGCGCGGGTTGTAAAACTACGGCGTTGCTCACCGACATGAATCAGGTGCTGGCGTCCAGCGCCGGTAACGCCGTCGAAGTGCGCGAAGCCGTGCGTTTCCTGACCGGCGAATACCGCAATCCGCGCCTGCTCGAAGTGACGATGGCGCTGTGCGTGGAAATGTTGTTATCCGGCGGACTGGCAAAAGACGACGCGGACGCCCGCAGTAAATTGCAGGCTGTGCTCGACAACGGCAAAGCGGCTGAAGTCTTTGGTCGCATGATTGCGGCACAGAAAGGCCCGACTGATTTCATCGAACATTACGACCGTTATCTGCAACAGGCCACGCTGACCAAGCCGGTATATGCCGAAGGCAACGGCATTGTCAGTGCGATGGATACCCGCGCGCTGGGCATGGCCGTGGTTTCACTGGGCGGCGGTCGCCGTCGTGCCAGCGATGCTATCGACTACAGCGTCGGTCTGACGCACATGGCGCAATTGGGGCAGCAGGTGGATACCCGTCAGCCACTGGCGATGATCCATGCCAACAGCGAAGAAGCCTGGCAACAGGCAGCGGAAGAAGTGCGTGCGGCGATTGTCCTGAGTGACAAAGCGCCGGAAAGCACGCCGGTGGTGTATCGCCGTATCGGCGGCAACGCTTGA
- the osmY gene encoding molecular chaperone OsmY, with the protein MKNSKFAYSMMAVVLGTALMSGSALAATTTDSAGAKIDSSIKKVDNYMGDSAITAKVKSALVDDKAIKSSDISVTTTSGVVTLSGFVGSQAEAEQAVAAATKVEGVKSVSDKLHTKDSKDQSVKGYAGDTATTASVKAKLLADDIVPSRNVKVETTDGVVQLSGSVKDQAQSDRAESVAKTVDGVKSVKNDLKVAP; encoded by the coding sequence ATGAAAAACTCAAAATTTGCCTATTCAATGATGGCCGTCGTTCTGGGTACCGCACTGATGAGCGGTAGTGCACTGGCTGCAACTACCACGGATAGCGCAGGTGCAAAAATCGATAGCTCCATTAAGAAAGTTGATAACTACATGGGCGACAGCGCCATCACAGCAAAAGTAAAAAGTGCTCTGGTGGATGATAAAGCCATCAAAAGCAGCGATATTTCTGTGACCACGACCTCCGGCGTCGTAACGCTGAGCGGTTTTGTCGGTTCGCAGGCTGAAGCGGAACAAGCCGTTGCTGCCGCAACAAAAGTTGAAGGTGTGAAATCTGTCAGCGACAAACTGCACACCAAAGACAGCAAAGATCAGAGCGTAAAAGGTTATGCGGGTGACACTGCGACCACCGCTTCTGTCAAAGCAAAACTGCTGGCCGACGATATCGTCCCTTCACGTAACGTGAAAGTGGAAACCACCGACGGCGTCGTACAGCTTTCCGGTTCAGTAAAAGATCAGGCGCAGTCTGACCGCGCTGAAAGTGTGGCGAAAACCGTTGATGGCGTGAAAAGCGTCAAAAACGACCTGAAAGTCGCACCATAA
- a CDS encoding patatin-like phospholipase family protein: MPGKIALVCEGGGQRGIFTAGVLDEFQRARFNPFDLYLGTSAGAQNLSAFVCGQPGYARRVITRYTTSPDFFNPLRFVRGGHLIDLDWLVDETSKNMPLAMESAEKLLIDGREFLMCACRSDDYTANYFAPTRENWLPVIKASSAIPGFYRMGVDLDGISYQDGGISDAIPVEEAYRRGADTIVVIRTVPSAMFYTPQWMKRMEQWLSESSLQQLVRMMQHHEESYHRIQQFIENPPDDVRIFEIFPPKPLASHALGSRLPALNQDYHLGRRCGRYFLSAAAHWFLPRENERPYPLITPRVTRPKRVVVPQDEPENVIPLAAASSTVGQIIFDPAVLTDMVADGGVVRPAALSDNAPPESHYPASEGEKL, from the coding sequence ATGCCGGGGAAAATCGCCCTGGTGTGTGAAGGAGGAGGACAGAGAGGCATTTTTACCGCAGGCGTTTTGGATGAATTCCAGCGGGCTCGTTTCAATCCTTTTGATCTTTATCTGGGCACATCAGCAGGCGCGCAAAACCTGTCCGCGTTTGTGTGTGGCCAGCCTGGCTACGCCCGAAGAGTCATTACCCGCTACACCACCAGCCCTGACTTTTTCAATCCCCTGCGCTTTGTGCGTGGCGGACACCTTATCGATCTCGACTGGCTGGTCGACGAAACGTCGAAAAACATGCCGCTGGCGATGGAAAGCGCAGAAAAACTGCTGATCGACGGCCGCGAGTTTCTGATGTGTGCCTGCCGCAGCGATGATTACACCGCCAACTATTTTGCGCCGACGCGTGAAAACTGGCTGCCGGTGATTAAAGCCTCCAGTGCGATCCCCGGTTTCTACCGCATGGGCGTGGATCTGGATGGCATCAGCTATCAGGATGGCGGGATCAGCGATGCTATCCCGGTTGAAGAAGCGTACCGTCGCGGCGCGGACACCATTGTGGTGATCCGCACAGTCCCTTCGGCGATGTTCTATACGCCGCAATGGATGAAACGTATGGAACAATGGCTGAGCGAAAGCAGCCTGCAACAGCTGGTGCGCATGATGCAGCATCACGAAGAAAGCTATCACCGCATTCAGCAGTTCATTGAAAATCCGCCGGATGACGTGCGTATTTTCGAAATTTTTCCGCCTAAACCCTTAGCCAGCCATGCGCTCGGCAGCCGTCTTCCGGCGCTGAATCAGGATTATCATCTGGGCCGCCGTTGCGGGCGTTATTTCCTTTCGGCTGCCGCGCACTGGTTTTTACCGCGTGAAAATGAACGACCATATCCGCTGATCACTCCGCGCGTTACCCGGCCCAAACGCGTTGTTGTCCCGCAGGACGAACCTGAAAATGTTATTCCTCTTGCCGCCGCCAGCAGCACGGTCGGACAGATTATTTTCGATCCCGCCGTGCTGACCGATATGGTTGCAGACGGTGGCGTCGTGCGCCCGGCGGCACTGAGCGACAATGCGCCGCCTGAGAGCCACTATCCGGCCAGCGAAGGCGAAAAACTGTGA